A genome region from Chengkuizengella sp. SCS-71B includes the following:
- the thpR gene encoding RNA 2',3'-cyclic phosphodiesterase yields MKENLPHYFLAIPLSRDIKSLLYAFTTSLKKGKIQFKQWVSQEDYHITLCFLGPSSVQQLEILDSHIQQITSKYAPFSLKLSDIRTFGLTNTPRVLWVNVLTGEELFDMQKKVKEACKTVGFRLDERPYTPHITLAKRWSGDSLFQINQMPSLNTMDWICNKIILYQVDPRRKPRYIPVYEFPLDS; encoded by the coding sequence ATGAAAGAAAACTTACCTCATTATTTTTTAGCCATACCATTATCCCGGGACATCAAATCATTATTATATGCGTTTACGACTTCGTTAAAAAAAGGAAAGATCCAATTTAAGCAGTGGGTTTCACAAGAGGACTATCATATTACTCTGTGTTTTTTAGGGCCTTCAAGTGTGCAGCAACTAGAAATCTTGGATTCTCACATTCAGCAAATAACAAGTAAATACGCTCCTTTTTCTCTGAAATTATCTGATATTCGTACATTTGGACTTACAAACACGCCCCGTGTACTTTGGGTAAATGTATTAACTGGCGAAGAACTATTCGATATGCAAAAAAAAGTGAAGGAAGCATGCAAAACAGTAGGTTTCCGTCTTGATGAACGTCCTTACACACCACATATTACATTAGCAAAAAGATGGAGTGGTGATTCTCTATTTCAAATAAATCAAATGCCGTCATTAAATACAATGGATTGGATTTGTAATAAAATCATACTTTATCAAGTTGACCCTCGGCGTAAGCCAAGATATATTCCCGTTTATGAATTTCCACTTGATTCATAG
- a CDS encoding HAMP domain-containing methyl-accepting chemotaxis protein, with protein MRGTVSLYRYLFRTIILIIFGGVLLGVSIGIIIDLQGKLFWLNTIGITVGGVIIGSAITILNFKRFIMPMKDIIDGVNQMAAGDLSSKINVEKIGELKPIGIAMNEMANQWKDLIHKISQVSNQVTDQSNELSAITEQNYQSIDEITKVVQEVAFGSEKQVMKITDTYHSVNDISEGIGQITGSIQSISEMTKSTNDKAVDGNQVVQAGMAQMKSLEEKVAYTSNIVKSFDEKSQEIGKIITMITDISQQTNLLSLNASIEAARAGEHGRGFAVVAGEVRKLAEQSAKASEDISKLIQEIQDEAGQAVTAIAEGKASFDQSYSLVGGTGQTFNEIVNKIQEVSHEFQDVSATMQQMHAGFKDMIDLAKEVVEVSDSSSAKSQQISALTEEQNASTEEISASANQLNTLAYDLQEMIQKFKV; from the coding sequence ATGAGGGGGACGGTTTCACTTTATCGTTATTTATTCCGGACAATAATACTCATCATTTTTGGAGGTGTATTATTAGGGGTTTCTATTGGAATTATAATTGATTTACAAGGGAAATTATTTTGGTTGAATACGATTGGAATAACAGTCGGTGGAGTGATCATAGGTTCTGCCATAACTATACTAAACTTTAAAAGATTTATAATGCCTATGAAGGATATTATAGATGGAGTCAATCAGATGGCCGCAGGTGATTTGTCTTCTAAGATTAATGTGGAAAAAATAGGGGAATTAAAGCCGATCGGGATAGCGATGAATGAGATGGCTAATCAATGGAAGGATCTAATACATAAAATTTCTCAAGTTTCTAACCAGGTAACTGATCAATCAAATGAACTATCTGCAATTACTGAACAGAATTATCAGTCGATTGATGAAATAACAAAAGTGGTTCAAGAAGTAGCTTTTGGATCAGAAAAACAGGTTATGAAAATTACGGATACTTATCATTCTGTAAATGATATTTCAGAAGGAATTGGTCAAATCACTGGATCAATCCAATCTATATCTGAAATGACAAAATCAACAAATGATAAAGCAGTAGACGGAAATCAGGTTGTACAAGCAGGCATGGCGCAAATGAAATCTCTAGAAGAGAAAGTAGCTTATACTTCAAACATAGTGAAATCCTTCGATGAAAAGTCACAGGAGATCGGCAAAATCATTACGATGATTACAGATATTTCTCAGCAAACGAATCTTTTATCCTTAAATGCTTCCATTGAAGCTGCACGTGCAGGCGAACATGGAAGAGGTTTTGCTGTCGTTGCAGGAGAAGTAAGAAAACTAGCAGAACAGTCAGCAAAAGCGTCTGAAGATATTAGTAAGTTGATTCAAGAAATCCAAGATGAAGCGGGACAGGCTGTGACAGCAATAGCAGAAGGAAAAGCTTCTTTTGATCAAAGTTATTCATTGGTTGGGGGAACCGGGCAAACCTTTAATGAGATTGTGAATAAAATTCAAGAAGTATCTCATGAATTTCAAGATGTGTCAGCAACGATGCAGCAGATGCATGCAGGATTCAAAGATATGATTGATTTGGCTAAAGAGGTTGTAGAAGTGTCTGATAGTTCATCTGCTAAATCACAACAAATTTCTGCTTTAACGGAAGAGCAAAATGCTTCTACTGAAGAAATATCAGCTTCTGCAAATCAACTAAATACTTTAGCATATGATTTACAGGAAATGATTCAGAAGTTTAAAGTGTAA